In the Sarcophilus harrisii chromosome 1, mSarHar1.11, whole genome shotgun sequence genome, one interval contains:
- the LOC100918187 gene encoding eukaryotic translation initiation factor 3 subunit C isoform X1, producing MSRFFTTGSDSESESSLSGEELAPKPVGGNYGKQPLLLSEDEEDTKRVVRSAKDKRFEELTNLIRTIRNAMKIRDVTKCLEEFELLGKAFGKAKSIVDKEGVPRFYIRILADLEDYLNELWEDKEGKKKMNKNNAKALSTLRQKIRKYNRDYEAQITSYKQNPEQSADEDAEKNEEDSEGSSSSDDDEDGLSATSFLKKKSEAPSGESRKFLKKMEDEDEDSEDSDDDEDWGSDSTSSDSDSEEDDGKYTLLASKFLKKESNTDKKVAEKKREDKAKKKHDRKSKRLDEEEEDNEGGEWERVRGGAPLVKEKPKMFAKGTEITHAIVVKKLNEILQARGKKGTDRAAQIELLQLLVQIAAENNLGEGVIVKIKFNIIASLYDYNPNLATYMKPEMWQKCLDCINELMDILFANPNIFVGENILEESENLSNFEQPLRVRGCILTLVERMDEEFTKIMQNTDPHSQEYVEHLKDEARVCAIIERVQRYLQEKGTTEEICRIYLRRVLHTYYKFDYKAHQRQLAPPEGSSKSEQDQAENEGEDSAVLMERLCKYIYAKDRTDRIRTCAILCHIYHHALHSRWYQARDLMLMSHLQDNIQHADPPVQILYNRTMVQLGICAFRQGLTKDAHNALLDIQSSGRAKELLGQGLLLRSLQERNQEQEKVERRRQVPFHLHINLELLECVYLVSAMLLEIPYMAAHESDARRRMISKQFHHQLRVGERQPLLGPPESMREHVVAASKAMKMGDWKTCHSFIINEKMNGKVWDLFPEANKVRTMLVRKIQEESLRTYLFTYSSVYDSISMETLSDMFQLDLPTVHSIISKMIISEELMASLDQPTQTVVMHRTEPTAQQNLALQLAEKLGSLVENNERVFDHKQGTYGGYFRDQKDGYRKNEGGYMRRGGYRQQQSQTSY from the exons ATGTCGCGGTTTTTCACCACCGGCTCGGACAGCGAGTCCGAGTCCTCGCTGTCCGGGGAGGAATTGGCACCCAAGCCCGTGGGAGGCAACTACGGCAAACA GCCATTGTTGCTGAGTGAAGATGAGGAGGATACCAAGCGGGTTGTTCGAAGTGCCAAGGACAAAAG GTTTGAAGAGCTGACCAACCTTATCCGAACCATCCGGAATGCCATGAAAATCCGGGATGTCACTAAATGTCTTGAGGAATTTGAACTCCTGGGAAAGGCATTTGGAAAAGCCAAGAGCATTGTTGACAAAGAAGGTGTTCCCCGATTCTATATCCGCATCCTGGCTGATCTGGAGGACTATCTGAATGAG CTATGGGAAgacaaggagggaaagaaaaagatgaacaagAACAATGCCAAGGCTCTGAGCACCTTGCGTCAGAAGATCCGTAAATATAATCGGGATTATGAAGCCCAGATCACCAGTTATAAGCAG AACCCTGAGCAGTCTGCAGATGAGGATGCTGAGAAAAATGAGGAGGATTCAGAAG GTTCTTCCTCTTCAGATGATGATGAGGATGGTCTTAGTGCCACAAGTTTCCTCAAGAAAAAGTCTGAGGCACCATCTGGGGAAAGTCGCAAATTCCTCAAGAAGATGGAG GATGAAGATGAGGACTCTGAGGATTCAGATGATGATGAAGATTGGGGTTCAGATTCTACTTCCTCAGATTCTGATTCAGAGGAAGATGATGGGAAATACACTTTGTTGGCTtccaaattccttaaaaa AGAAAGCAACACAGACAAAAAGGTTGCAGAGAAGAAGCGAGAGGACAAAGCCAAGAAAAAGCACGATCGAAAATCCAAGCGCctagatgaggaagaggaggataatGAAGGCGGAGAGTGGGAAAGGGTTCGAGGAGGGGCACCACTTGTCAAG GAGAAGCCTAAAATGTTTGCCAAGGGAACAGAGATCACCCATGCAATTGTAGTCAAGAAGCTGAATGAGATCCTGCAAGCTCGTGGCAAAAAAGGAACTGATCG TGCAGCCCAAATTGAGCTGCTGCAACTGCTGGTTCAGATTGCAGCAGAAAATAATCTAGGTGAAGGAGTAATTGTTAAGATCAAATTTAACATCATTGCTTCCCTCTATGACTACAACCCTAACCTGGCCACGTATATGAAG CCAGAGATGTGGCAGAAGTGTTTAGACTGCATCAATGAATTGATGGACATCTTGTTTGCAAACCCTAACATCTTTGTTGGAGAGAATATCTTGGAAGAGAGTGAAAACCTATCCAACTTTGAGCAG CCACTTCGTGTTCGTGGTTGTATCCTAACTCTGGTGGAAAGGATGGATGAAGAGTTTACCAAGATCATGCAGAACACAGATCCTCATTCCCAAG AATATGTGGAGCATCTCAAGGATGAGGCCCGAGTCTGTGCTATCATTGAACGTGTTCAGCGCTATCTGCAGGAAAAAGGAACAACTGAGGAGATCTGCCGCATCTACCTTCGACGAGTACTCCATACCTACTACAAGTTTGACTATAAGGCCCATCAGCGGCAGCTTGCTCCTCCCGAAGGGTCCTCAAAG TCAGAGCAAGATCAGGCTGAAAATGAGGGGGAGGATTCAGCTGTATTGATGGAGAGACTGTGCAAGTACATATATGCCAAGGATCGGACAGACAGAATTCGGACATGTGCAATCCTCTGCCACATCTACCACCATGCTCTTCATTCTCGCTGGTACCAGGCTCGGGACCTCATGCTCATGAGTCACCTACAGGACAACATTCAACATGCAGACCCACCTGTGCAG atCCTTTATAACCGTACTATGGTGCAGTTGGGCATCTGTGCTTTCCGCCAGGGCCTAACCAAAGATGCACACAATGCCTTGCTGGACATCCAGTCTAGTGGCCGTGCTAAAGAGCTACTGGGGCAGGGTTTGCTGCTCAGGAGCTTGCAGGAGCGAAACCAGGAGCAAGAGAAGGTGGAACGTCGACGCCAGGTGCCCTTCCACTTGCATATCAACCTGGAGCTTCTTGAATGTGTGTATTTGGTGTCTGCCATGCTTCTGGAGATCCCATATATGGCAGCTCACGAAAGCGATGCTCGGAGACGCATGATTAGCAAACAGTTCCATCATCAACTTCGAGTGGGCGAGCGGCAGCCCTTGCTTG GTCCACCTGAATCGATGAGGGAACATGTAGTAGCAGCTTCTAAAGCCATGAAGATGGGTGACTGGAAGACCTGCCACAGCTTTATTATTAATGAGAAGATGAATGGAAAAGTCTGGGATTTGTTCCCTGAGGCCAACAAAGTCCGTACCATGCTAGTTAG gAAGATCCAGGAAGAGTCATTGCGCACCTATCTTTTTACCTATAGCAGTGTCTACGACTCTATTAG cATGGAGACTTTATCTGATATGTTCCAGTTAGATCTGCCCACTGTTCATTCCATAATCAGCAAAATGATCATTAGTGAGGAGCTTATg GCCTCTCTGGACCAGCCCACACAGACAGTGGTGATGCACCGCACTGAGCCTACTGCCCAGCAGAACCTGGCCCTGCAGCTGGCAGAAAAACTGGGTAGCTTGGTAGAAAACAATGAGCGTGTATTTGATCACAAGCAGGGCACCTATGGAGGTTATTTTAGAG ATCAGAAAGATGGCTACCGAAAAAATGAGGGAGGCTACATGCGTCGAGGAGGCTACCGCCAACAACAGTCACAGACTTCGTACTGA
- the LOC100918187 gene encoding eukaryotic translation initiation factor 3 subunit C isoform X2, whose protein sequence is MSRFFTTGSDSESESSLSGEELAPKPVGGNYGKQPLLLSEDEEDTKRVVRSAKDKRFEELTNLIRTIRNAMKIRDVTKCLEEFELLGKAFGKAKSIVDKEGVPRFYIRILADLEDYLNELWEDKEGKKKMNKNNAKALSTLRQKIRKYNRDYEAQITSYKQNPEQSADEDAEKNEEDSEGSSSSDDDEDGLSATSFLKKKSEAPSGESRKFLKKMEDEDEDSEDSDDDEDWGSDSTSSDSDSEEDDGKYTLLASKFLKKESNTDKKVAEKKREDKAKKKHDRKSKRLDEEEEDNEGGEWERVRGGAPLVKPKMFAKGTEITHAIVVKKLNEILQARGKKGTDRAAQIELLQLLVQIAAENNLGEGVIVKIKFNIIASLYDYNPNLATYMKPEMWQKCLDCINELMDILFANPNIFVGENILEESENLSNFEQPLRVRGCILTLVERMDEEFTKIMQNTDPHSQEYVEHLKDEARVCAIIERVQRYLQEKGTTEEICRIYLRRVLHTYYKFDYKAHQRQLAPPEGSSKSEQDQAENEGEDSAVLMERLCKYIYAKDRTDRIRTCAILCHIYHHALHSRWYQARDLMLMSHLQDNIQHADPPVQILYNRTMVQLGICAFRQGLTKDAHNALLDIQSSGRAKELLGQGLLLRSLQERNQEQEKVERRRQVPFHLHINLELLECVYLVSAMLLEIPYMAAHESDARRRMISKQFHHQLRVGERQPLLGPPESMREHVVAASKAMKMGDWKTCHSFIINEKMNGKVWDLFPEANKVRTMLVRKIQEESLRTYLFTYSSVYDSISMETLSDMFQLDLPTVHSIISKMIISEELMASLDQPTQTVVMHRTEPTAQQNLALQLAEKLGSLVENNERVFDHKQGTYGGYFRDQKDGYRKNEGGYMRRGGYRQQQSQTSY, encoded by the exons ATGTCGCGGTTTTTCACCACCGGCTCGGACAGCGAGTCCGAGTCCTCGCTGTCCGGGGAGGAATTGGCACCCAAGCCCGTGGGAGGCAACTACGGCAAACA GCCATTGTTGCTGAGTGAAGATGAGGAGGATACCAAGCGGGTTGTTCGAAGTGCCAAGGACAAAAG GTTTGAAGAGCTGACCAACCTTATCCGAACCATCCGGAATGCCATGAAAATCCGGGATGTCACTAAATGTCTTGAGGAATTTGAACTCCTGGGAAAGGCATTTGGAAAAGCCAAGAGCATTGTTGACAAAGAAGGTGTTCCCCGATTCTATATCCGCATCCTGGCTGATCTGGAGGACTATCTGAATGAG CTATGGGAAgacaaggagggaaagaaaaagatgaacaagAACAATGCCAAGGCTCTGAGCACCTTGCGTCAGAAGATCCGTAAATATAATCGGGATTATGAAGCCCAGATCACCAGTTATAAGCAG AACCCTGAGCAGTCTGCAGATGAGGATGCTGAGAAAAATGAGGAGGATTCAGAAG GTTCTTCCTCTTCAGATGATGATGAGGATGGTCTTAGTGCCACAAGTTTCCTCAAGAAAAAGTCTGAGGCACCATCTGGGGAAAGTCGCAAATTCCTCAAGAAGATGGAG GATGAAGATGAGGACTCTGAGGATTCAGATGATGATGAAGATTGGGGTTCAGATTCTACTTCCTCAGATTCTGATTCAGAGGAAGATGATGGGAAATACACTTTGTTGGCTtccaaattccttaaaaa AGAAAGCAACACAGACAAAAAGGTTGCAGAGAAGAAGCGAGAGGACAAAGCCAAGAAAAAGCACGATCGAAAATCCAAGCGCctagatgaggaagaggaggataatGAAGGCGGAGAGTGGGAAAGGGTTCGAGGAGGGGCACCACTTGTCAAG CCTAAAATGTTTGCCAAGGGAACAGAGATCACCCATGCAATTGTAGTCAAGAAGCTGAATGAGATCCTGCAAGCTCGTGGCAAAAAAGGAACTGATCG TGCAGCCCAAATTGAGCTGCTGCAACTGCTGGTTCAGATTGCAGCAGAAAATAATCTAGGTGAAGGAGTAATTGTTAAGATCAAATTTAACATCATTGCTTCCCTCTATGACTACAACCCTAACCTGGCCACGTATATGAAG CCAGAGATGTGGCAGAAGTGTTTAGACTGCATCAATGAATTGATGGACATCTTGTTTGCAAACCCTAACATCTTTGTTGGAGAGAATATCTTGGAAGAGAGTGAAAACCTATCCAACTTTGAGCAG CCACTTCGTGTTCGTGGTTGTATCCTAACTCTGGTGGAAAGGATGGATGAAGAGTTTACCAAGATCATGCAGAACACAGATCCTCATTCCCAAG AATATGTGGAGCATCTCAAGGATGAGGCCCGAGTCTGTGCTATCATTGAACGTGTTCAGCGCTATCTGCAGGAAAAAGGAACAACTGAGGAGATCTGCCGCATCTACCTTCGACGAGTACTCCATACCTACTACAAGTTTGACTATAAGGCCCATCAGCGGCAGCTTGCTCCTCCCGAAGGGTCCTCAAAG TCAGAGCAAGATCAGGCTGAAAATGAGGGGGAGGATTCAGCTGTATTGATGGAGAGACTGTGCAAGTACATATATGCCAAGGATCGGACAGACAGAATTCGGACATGTGCAATCCTCTGCCACATCTACCACCATGCTCTTCATTCTCGCTGGTACCAGGCTCGGGACCTCATGCTCATGAGTCACCTACAGGACAACATTCAACATGCAGACCCACCTGTGCAG atCCTTTATAACCGTACTATGGTGCAGTTGGGCATCTGTGCTTTCCGCCAGGGCCTAACCAAAGATGCACACAATGCCTTGCTGGACATCCAGTCTAGTGGCCGTGCTAAAGAGCTACTGGGGCAGGGTTTGCTGCTCAGGAGCTTGCAGGAGCGAAACCAGGAGCAAGAGAAGGTGGAACGTCGACGCCAGGTGCCCTTCCACTTGCATATCAACCTGGAGCTTCTTGAATGTGTGTATTTGGTGTCTGCCATGCTTCTGGAGATCCCATATATGGCAGCTCACGAAAGCGATGCTCGGAGACGCATGATTAGCAAACAGTTCCATCATCAACTTCGAGTGGGCGAGCGGCAGCCCTTGCTTG GTCCACCTGAATCGATGAGGGAACATGTAGTAGCAGCTTCTAAAGCCATGAAGATGGGTGACTGGAAGACCTGCCACAGCTTTATTATTAATGAGAAGATGAATGGAAAAGTCTGGGATTTGTTCCCTGAGGCCAACAAAGTCCGTACCATGCTAGTTAG gAAGATCCAGGAAGAGTCATTGCGCACCTATCTTTTTACCTATAGCAGTGTCTACGACTCTATTAG cATGGAGACTTTATCTGATATGTTCCAGTTAGATCTGCCCACTGTTCATTCCATAATCAGCAAAATGATCATTAGTGAGGAGCTTATg GCCTCTCTGGACCAGCCCACACAGACAGTGGTGATGCACCGCACTGAGCCTACTGCCCAGCAGAACCTGGCCCTGCAGCTGGCAGAAAAACTGGGTAGCTTGGTAGAAAACAATGAGCGTGTATTTGATCACAAGCAGGGCACCTATGGAGGTTATTTTAGAG ATCAGAAAGATGGCTACCGAAAAAATGAGGGAGGCTACATGCGTCGAGGAGGCTACCGCCAACAACAGTCACAGACTTCGTACTGA